A single Geoanaerobacter pelophilus DNA region contains:
- a CDS encoding ferritin-like domain-containing protein has product MGSKGRAIIGMDVNELLELLRKAYSDEWLAYYQYWLGAKVVKGPMKDAVGAELLQHATEELMHADMVAMRIIQLGGTPVTKPQDWYTFTNCGYDAPDDPFVKTLLEQNIKGEQCAIGVYNRLLDLTREKDPVTYNMVLTILQQEVEHEEDLQALLEDFELMMGAIRG; this is encoded by the coding sequence ATGGGATCTAAGGGACGAGCAATCATCGGAATGGATGTCAATGAGCTGCTGGAGCTTTTGCGCAAGGCATACAGCGACGAATGGCTGGCCTATTATCAGTACTGGCTCGGCGCAAAAGTCGTCAAGGGGCCGATGAAGGACGCGGTTGGCGCCGAGCTGTTGCAGCATGCCACAGAGGAGCTGATGCATGCCGATATGGTTGCGATGCGGATTATCCAGTTGGGCGGCACACCGGTTACCAAGCCGCAGGACTGGTATACCTTTACCAACTGCGGTTACGATGCGCCGGATGATCCTTTTGTCAAGACCCTGCTGGAGCAGAACATCAAGGGTGAGCAGTGCGCTATCGGCGTTTACAACCGGCTGCTCGATCTGACCAGGGAAAAGGACCCGGTAACCTATAACATGGTGCTCACCATTCTCCAGCAGGAGGTCGAGCATGAGGAAGACCTGCAGGCGCTGCTTGAGGATTTTGAGCTGATGATGGGCGCCATCAGGGGGTAG
- a CDS encoding PaaI family thioesterase, translating into MPKTKTERVTISLCPPVDLGGEPGWIPFDAPSLVGESLRFVSGEPDGNRFRARYYRDAEQHLHARIWFGPETEGPPGHAHGGAVAAVMDEALGLAAWAAGYPIVVGNLNVSFRNMLPLQKVVTVESRVISAEGRKVMVHGRIFSGETVYAEAECLCITIPGK; encoded by the coding sequence GTGCCCAAAACAAAAACTGAAAGAGTAACCATTTCTCTGTGCCCGCCGGTCGATCTTGGCGGAGAACCAGGCTGGATTCCGTTCGATGCGCCATCACTTGTCGGCGAATCGCTCAGGTTCGTCTCCGGAGAACCTGATGGCAACCGCTTTCGCGCCCGCTACTACCGCGATGCCGAACAGCATCTCCATGCCAGGATCTGGTTCGGCCCGGAAACCGAAGGCCCTCCGGGGCACGCCCACGGCGGCGCGGTAGCCGCGGTAATGGACGAAGCGCTGGGCCTGGCTGCCTGGGCAGCAGGCTATCCGATCGTGGTCGGCAACCTGAACGTCAGTTTCCGCAACATGCTGCCGCTGCAAAAGGTTGTCACTGTGGAAAGCCGGGTGATCTCTGCCGAAGGGCGGAAGGTAATGGTCCATGGTCGGATCTTCTCGGGCGAAACGGTCTATGCCGAAGCCGAATGCCTCTGCATCA